In Euphorbia lathyris chromosome 2, ddEupLath1.1, whole genome shotgun sequence, the sequence GCAAAACCGTATTGCGGACCGTCAGGCTGCTGCTGGCCATGAGAGGATGCTGGGTGTCTCCATTCTTTCTAGTCCTCCTTCCTTTCTCTTACCCCTTCTGCTTGAAGACAGGATCGGGgtcagctttcctaggctgatcccaggctaAGTTGTGCTTGTttcgttttgtttttcctttccttgtttaccaaaaaaaaaaaaaaaatttaattaccatttaaactttaaatacatacaattaaaatttagaaatataataaattatatattttaaattgaattataaatttattattttatcatatttatgtgttattattattaataaagaaaCAACCATTTAGTTTAAAAGTGTATCTcttctttaattttaatttttatatttattgaattttaataaatttaccaattaaagaaatattattgttagtataatttttattcatatttttaTCGCTATATCTCTTCTACTTAAGCTATTAAAATTGTTTTGTCTCTCGTGCACTCTTGGCTTATTATGTGAAATCTTTTGTTGTTGCATAAGTAGATAGGTTTTTGAAAAGCTAAATAAgctaaaaaaaatgtatattatatatatgatgAACATTATAAATATGGTTTGGATTGGATTTGCTGATTTCCTAAATATTTACATGTTTTCTCTATCTAATTCATTTTCCTCTTTTTCCAGGAAATAAAACTGTCGCGACGACCGCCAGCtacatcatcatcttcttcttcttcttcactacTCGtcgaagagaaagagaaagatggGACTGTGAGCAAGAAAGATGGTGTCGGTGGCTTAGAAGCGTCAGATGGTACCTTCAAAACAATTAATCAGAATCAAAACTAGTTTGAGTAAAAACAAATTCTAAAAGATCCTACGGAAGTATGtattattgttgtaattaattTCAGTAGTAAAAAAATCACTATATATGTAGCTTCTAAAAAACAAGGAGCTTCTAAATCTGTTTTTATCCTTAGGAGACAAATTGTTGAAAATGTTTAGATGACTAATGAGCTTGTTACTAATTATGCTATTAAACTTTTGGAAGAGAGAGATTCTTTATCAACCAGTTTTTTTTATTACGATCAATGAAAAGTAACAAGGTTTTTTTCCTGGCTCTCAAGAATTGTCACTAGCTAGTGTCATTGGGCctgtaaaaatttatttttattatgtaaaGGGaatgttggttttgttttggaAATGATTGGTATCTAATAGAATTTAAACAAACTATTTTTGAGTCAGATTCCTTTTGATAGTAGAATTGATTTCTTCTAGTGCTCTTATGGCTTAGAATGTTGTTTGTTATATGAAAAGATCCTTATACGATCTCAAAAGTCCTTGCATAATAAACTCAAAAGACTTAGTTTTTAATGCCAATTGGAACTAGTATTGCATCCATAAGATTTCAAAGAGCAGATTTTTTTGTATGGGAGATACTGATGTTCCTAAAGATGCAAAGGTTTGGTGGTTTATGGTCTTGATCCTAGTGATGATATAACACTCAATAAATGGCAAACTGTTGAGATTTTCTTGGAAGATGTATTTGGCTTGCTCTACAGAATGGATTACAACTGCTCAATGGAAAGAAAGGGTTATCAGATAAACTGTTTTTTCATGCAATTGTGCATATGAGACATTTGAACACTTGGCTTTTTTTAAGTAAACATACTACTATATCTGGCACAGGTGGGATGTGTTGTATGGAGCCACTGCTCGTCCAAGGGAAACTGCAAGACGGGACTGATGATCCCTCGCTCTGACCAACCACCGAGAAAGTTGACTTGAATGTGGGTGTCGGTGGATCAGATGAAGGTGCAATAACAGGGAAGCTAAATCCCATGCTATTATCAATGGCAATGTCAGGTAACATTGGCTTTTCACTGCAAGTTCTAGGCAGAATCTTCTGTTCCGAAGCAGATGCGTCGGATGGCACCTTCAAAACACCCTGTACCGTAATTAGTCAAGATCAAAACTTGAGTATAAACAAATTCCGAAAGATGCTATacataaataataaaacaaGAAATATAAACCTCATTGGCACCCTTGTGTTGAGCTTTCTGGGTTTTTGTCAAATCCTGTGAAGGCCAAGCATAATTGCCATGCGTTAAAGCAGTGGCAACTTTTATACCCGAAGCTGAAGCTGTTGCCACTGCATTCACCTTATTACCAGACTCCTGCAGCTGTTTCTTCCATGACGAGGCTAACGGCAACTCAGCAGACTTGAATGTGGGTGTCGGTGGCTCAGATGAGGGAGCAGAAACAGGGAAGCTAAATTCCATGCTAGTATCAATGGCAATGTTAGGTAACATTGGCTTTGCACTGGAAGTTGTAGGCGGAATCTTCTGTTCCGAAGCAGATGTGTCAGATGGCACCTTCAAAACACCCTGTACCATAATTAGTCAAGATCAAAACTTGAGTATAAACAAATTCCAAAAGATGCtatacataaattataaaacaagAAATATAAACCTCATTGGCACCCTTGTGTTGAGCTTTCTGGGTTTTTGTCAAATCCTGTGAAGGCCAAGCATAATTGCCATGTGTTAAAGCAGTGGCAACTTTTATATCCGAAGCTGAAGCTGTTGCCACTGCATTCACCTTATTACCAGACTCCTGCTGCTGTTTCTTCCATGACGAGGCTAACGGCAACTCAGCAGACTTCTGTTCCGAAGCAGAAGCAGAAGCGTCCGATGACACCTTCAAAACATCCTGTACCATAATTAGTCAGGATCAAAATTTGAGTATAAACAAATTCTAAAAGATACTATGCATAAATAATAAACAGGAGATAAAAACCTCGCTGGCACCCTTGTGTTGAGCATTCTCGGTTTTTGTCAAATCTTGTGAAGGCCCAGCATAATCTCCATATGTTAAAGCAGTGGCAACTTTTATATCTGAAGCTGTTGCTGATAATGTAGaatccttgcctttccattcattgataatgtgatatatatacacaagatatatgtgtgaacatgataattacaaatcaattatattcctaaattacagcagaaatatccatatctaatacacccccgtagtcgaaacggGAGGTGGTCGAACGTTGAGACTAGAGCGAAAGTCGTCGAAAAGAATTTGTGGTAGACCtttggtgaaaatatctgcaatttgatgACGAGAAGGAACATGAAGTACCCTAACCTCTCCTTTAGCAACCTTTTCTCGAACAAAATGTATATCCATCTCAATATGCTTGGTACGTTGGTGTTGTACAGGATTACCAGTGAGGTAAACTGCACTCACATTGTCACAATATACCAAGGTGGATTTACTAATAGggcaatgaagttcaagaagaagatttcTAATCCAGCAAGTTTCAGATACGACATTAGCAACACCACGATACTCTGCTTCAGCACTAGAACGAGATAAAGTGGGTTGCCGCTTAGCAGACCAAGACAGAAGATTGTCACCAAGGAAAACacaatatcctgaagtagaacGTCGAGTGTCAGGACATCCCCCCCAATCTGCATCTGTATAGGAGACCAAGGAATCTAGTGAAGAGGTTGTGAATGTAAGTCCGAACTCCAGGGTTCCTTTAACATATCGAAGAATCCGCTTGATAGCTGCCATATGAGACGTTTTGGGATCGTGCATGAATAAACAGACTTGCTGAACAGCATAACTGATGTCTGGGCGAGTGAGAGTCAAATACTGTAATGCACCAGCTAAACTTCGATACTCAGATGGATCATGATAAGCAGAACCAGATGAAGCACTCAGTTTTTGCTTAGTGTCAACAGGTGTTGTACAGGAATTTGCTGAAGAAAGACCGGCTTTAGAAATGATCTCAGTAGCATACTTCTTTtgagacagaaaaagagagccgGCGCTCCGAGTGACAGATATCCCTAAAAAATAACTCAATGGGCCaagatctttcatagcaaatTCGGAACTCAATTTGTTGATAATTGACTCTCGTAGAGCAGTGGAAGAAGTAGCTAGAacgatgtcatccacatataagaGTAGATATGCCATCTCTGCTCCCCGACGAAATACAAACAGTGAATGATCAGATTTACTGTGAGAAAAACCCATGGTAGACAAGAAAGAGGCAAACCGTTGGTACCACGCCCGTGGTGCCTGTTTGAGACCATAAAGAGACTTTTGAAGAAGGCATACATGATCTGGATAGTTGGGATCCCGAAATCCCAGTGGTTGATGCATATAAACAGTCTCATGAAGATCCCCATGAAgaaaagcattttttacatccaGCTCGAATTGTTGCTGGCTTAACAACTGGACTGAAAGTATCACCACAGTCTACCCCAACAAGTTGATTCGCCCCATTTccaacaagtcttgctttgtatctttcaaaagatccatctgcattaaatttgtgcctgagaatccaccaactacgaagaacattagcattagaaggacggggtacgaggacccacgtcttattttcaataagagccTTATATTCTTCAGTCATGGCTTGTTTCCAATTAGGGTCTTGTAAAGCAAGTGAGGGATTAGAAGGAATAGGAGAAATAGTGGTGGTGTGTAAGTTGAGCTTTCTTTGGGGTTTGAAAATTCCAAGTTTAGCTCGGGTTGTCATAGGGTGAgtcggttgggttgggttggcgtGTATAGGATCGGGAGAAGGCGGGGAAGTGGGCTGTTGTGGGGAGGTGAGCTGTTGTGGGGAATTTGTGTTTGGGCCGTGTTGAATTGGAGAAGGAAAGGGACTGTCGAGAGGAGAAGGGGGAAGTGCTGGGCTGTTTTGGGAAGATGGGTTGGGACTGTTGGGCCGTGGTGAAACTGGGCTTTGGTTAGGAGTGGACGCATTAGTGGGGAAGGGAATAATGGGTTGGGTTGTTTGTGTAGGTGAGttggaaatagaagaaatgggaGGGGAGGCCGAGACATGTTGAGTGGAAAATGGAAATTTGCTTTCATTGAAAATAACGTGACGAGATATAATTATTTTCCGCGCGGAGATGTCGTAACACTTATAGCCTCGATGATTGGATGGATATCCAAGAAACACACATGGAGAGGACCTAGGTTGAAGTTTATTTCTAGAGGAAGAAGGGACAAGTGGGTAACAAAGACAACCGAAAGTGCGTAAGTGAGTATAAGAAGGAGTACGATTGTAGAGAATTTGAGTCGGTGAAAGAAGACTAAGATTTTTGTGAGGGAGAATATTTAAAAGATAGGTCGCATGAGCAAGAGCATGAGGCCAGAAAGAATGAGAGCAAGAAGCATGTGTTAGAAGAGTGCGAATTATATTATTGATTGTTCGAATCGTTCGTTCAGATTTACCGTTTTGGGAGGAAGTATGTGGACATGAAAAACGGAATTGCATAccattattgttaaaaaaatcatgaaaatgactattgttatactcaccaccattatcacactgaaaagttttgatatctttttcaaattgagtacgtacgtaatttcggaatgtgaggaacacagaaaaaacttgagatttatttgctaagggaaaagtccacagaaaattagaataatcaTCTAGGAAAAGAACATAATATCTATAGCCACTAGAACTTAGAACAGGAGATGTCCATATATCACTATGAATAATATCAAACGGCATTGATGACATATTTTTAGAAGCATAAAAAGGCAATTTAATATGTTTCCCAAGCACACAAGAATTGCaaatagaaaaatcaacatttttaggacaagaaataaaattattagttcGAAGATTGTCTAAAATTTGAGGACCAGGATGGCCCAATCTATTGTGCCAAACTGAAGGAGATAAAACAGAAGCATTTAAAGCATAAGAAGACTCTGAAGAGGAGGATGTGACTGGATATAAATCACCGGTGCTATTACATCTCATAATAGGGATCCCCGTGCGCAAgtccttcacagagaaaccaaCAGGATCAAATTCAACGGACACATTATTATCAATAGCAAATTTCCGCACAGATATAAGGTTTTTGATTAATCTAGGGGCATGTAAAACATTGTTCAATTCTAgggttttgttgtttgtttttaaggATGCATTACCAAGACCGATAACAGGAATACAAGTGCCATTACCTACTACGATACTCGTGTTAGGactcttatttaaataagatgTGAGTTTACCTCCATCCCCGCTCATGTGAGAAGTGGCGCCGGTGTCCATATGCCAAGGTTCTGCAGGTGGTGTGATTGTCAAGGTGTGCATAGCCGCCTCAATGTTTGTTGGAGTGTAATACTGGGCCAGATGGGCCTGCGGATGGGCTCCCAATATGCCTGGCTGGACTGCAGAAGAATTGTTATTAAAAACAGGCCCGCGAGTTGCACCATGTGAAGAATTGGGCCAAGAAGGAT encodes:
- the LOC136216881 gene encoding uncharacterized protein, whose protein sequence is MGFSHSKSDHSLFVFRRGAEMAYLLLYVDDIVLATSSTALRESIINKLSSEFAMKDLGPLSYFLGISVTRSAGSLFLSQKKYATEIISKAGLSSANSCTTPVDTKQKLSASSGSAYHDPSEYRSLAGALQYLTLTRPDISYAVQQVCLFMHDPKTSHMAAIKRILRYVKGTLEFGLTFTTSSLDSLVSYTDADWGGCPDTRRSTSGYCVFLGDNLLSWSAKRQPTLSRSSAEAEYRGVANVVSETCWIRNLLLELHCPISKSTLVYCDNVSAVYLTGNPVQHQRTKHIEMDIHFVREKVAKGEVRVLHVPSRHQIADIFTKGKDSTLSATASDIKVATALTYGDYAGPSQDLTKTENAQHKGASEDVLKVSSDASASASEQKSAELPLASSWKKQQQESGNKVNAVATASASDIKVATALTHGNYAWPSQDLTKTQKAQHKGANEGVLKVPSDTSASEQKIPPTTSSAKPMLPNIAIDTSMEFSFPVSAPSSEPPTPTFKSAELPLASSWKKQLQESGNKVNAVATASASGIKVATALTHGNYAWPSQDLTKTQKAQHKGANEGVLKVPSDASASEQKILPRTCSEKPMLPDIAIDNSMGFSFPVIAPSSDPPTPTFKSTFSVVGQSEGSSVPSCSFPWTSSGSIQHIPPVPDIVVCLLKKSQVFKCLICTIA